The proteins below are encoded in one region of Paeniglutamicibacter cryotolerans:
- a CDS encoding ArsR/SmtB family transcription factor: MTMIESRNPAAPGATAAALFHGLADPTRLLILEHLRTGEHKVKELTDHLGLAQSTVSAHLSCLRECGLVSSRPAGRASLYFLADAEGLSAVLLAAAVLTGTDGTDAGSHGWSERHGSDGER, translated from the coding sequence ATGACGATGATAGAGAGTCGGAATCCGGCAGCACCCGGAGCAACGGCGGCAGCGCTCTTCCACGGACTCGCCGATCCGACCAGGTTGCTGATCCTCGAACACCTGCGCACCGGTGAGCATAAGGTCAAGGAGCTGACCGATCACCTGGGCCTGGCCCAGAGCACAGTCAGCGCGCACCTTTCCTGCCTGCGTGAATGCGGTTTGGTTTCCTCGCGCCCGGCCGGTCGGGCCTCGTTGTATTTCCTGGCCGATGCCGAGGGGCTCTCGGCGGTGCTCTTGGCCGCCGCTGTGTTGACTGGTACCGATGGAACGGATGCAGGTTCCCATGGTTGGAGCGAACGACACGGT